The nucleotide window GTCACATCCGATTCATGGACAACAACCGGAATATTTGCCAACTTTGCCGCAATAACGACAGGCACAGATACAAATCCGCCTTTAGAAAAGATGACAGTCGGCTTAATTTTTTTGATAATCGAAAAGGCTTGTGTAATCCCTGCCATCACTTTAAACGGATCTGTAAAATTCTGTACTGAAAAGTAACGACGCAGCTTCCCGCTCGAGATACTGTGATATGGCAATGAAGGAAAGGCATTTGTAATGAGCTCCTTTTCAATCCCATCATGAGAACCTATATAATGGACATTATACCCCGCTTCCTGCAGTGAAGGGATAATCGCTTCATTTAGTGATACGTGACCGGCCGTACCCCCGCCTGTTAAAATAATTGTTTTTTCGTTCATAAATTTCTCCTAACAAAGCAATTGTCATTGCATCTATTTTATGCAAGATGACATTTCAACATGCTTCGATAAATATCTTATTTATTTGATGTGACTTTTTATTTCATTGATTTTTTTAAAAACTCAAAATAACAATCTAAATTTATTTATATTTTATTATTTCAAAAAAATTTTTTTAATTTTTATCACTTCTAATCCGGTGAATTTTCCGCTTTTTTGAAAAGAGCTTTTAAAAGTATACCGTATATTGTAGCACATTTTGACACATTATAAAGCATTTCTCTAAAAATGGGTGTTTTCGCATATGAAATTTTAAAGGCAATACGAAATAATTAATATTCAATAAAAGTATTTTTATTGTTTTAAGAATTCAATCAATAAAGGGAAATAAAAAAGCTATCCTTTTCCATTGTGAAAAGAATAGCCTGTCCAAACTGCTTCTCAATAAATTGTTGCTCGGTAATCTTCAGTATTCATCAATGCTTGCACGACTTCGTCAGGTGTTTTTTGATCTTCGACGGTGTTTTTGCCGGCAGATTTATAAGCGATTCCTAAATCTTTGAAGGTCAGACGGGCAACAAATATTGAAAAGCGTATGGCGAATTATGATAGTGAGATAATTTCAAGAGAGTTGATATTTTCTCCAATAATGACTAAGTTCGGTTCCATCTTTATATATTCCGGCAGCCATTGGACCATCCCATAAGCATATTGGAACAGCATCGGATTTTTGATTCCCTCAATCGGAACATAGCCTTTCATGCGATAAACCGTATCCGGTAATGAGCGAACCCAGTCTTCAAACTGTTCTTGCGTAAAACTTGTATCAAATCGTACAAGCCGTGAACCTAAATTAAAGCTTTCACCAATGCGGGCGGAAACGATGTCATCTTTGGAAACACGTGCTGTAGACTGCATATTTTGCAATAACTTTAAAGGAACCCGGCCATTTGTCGTCTGAAGGATGAAGGCATTTTTATTAAAGCCTTGCAGCTCATAGACAACCTGTGCCTGTTCCGATTCCGTAAGCAAGTCCGTTTTGTTCGCCAGTAACAGATGGGCATGACGGATCTGTTCCATAAATAGAGAACGTACCTGCGGAGTAAGGCTTGACCGGTCCAACCATAACCGACTGTCCGCAACTGTCACAATCCCCTTTATATTCAGCTTATCCGCAAATAAAGGCGAATAGACCGCATCCAGTGCTTCTACAGGGTGTGCAGCCCCTGTTGTTTCTATTATAAGTACATCAAATTCCTGATCGTGTAAAAGTGATTGGATTTGCGCTTCCGTTTTTTCAGCCCCGCTACAGCAAATACAGCCTTCCAGCATTTCCTTCAGCGGTACATCCTGTTCCACCCCCTGTGAATCGAACGGTAGCTTGCCCAATTCGTTCATAATCACTGCAGGCTTTAAATCGGCTTCTTTCAATTGTCGAATAACATCGGTTAACATGGACGTTTTACCGCTCCCTAAAAATCCGCTAAATAAATATACATCTTTCATAGTTCCACTTCCTATAATAATGGGCTGGCAATAAAGTGTTTGTGCACTTTTTGCCAGCCCGCATTTTTTTATTCGTTTGTTTTTTCTTCAGGCTTTATATCCAGTAATTCTTTTGCCTTTAAAATTTGAGGATCATCATTTTTCAGCTTTTCGCTAATTGCATCCATTAAGGCATATGTTGTATCGCCTGTTAAAATACCTGTCACTTCTAATTCATTATCTTGCTGATATGCTTTTATTGCGGCTTCAGTTTCATCATCGAAGTGTGTATCAACTTCACCCGGCTCATATCCCAATACTTCCAGAATACGCTCAGCTGTTTTGATTGACGCATGATTGGCATCCTGTTCATATTGCTGGCTTGGATCGATATACGGTAATGAAGCATAATCCGGATAGTCAACCTTCACATCCGGCGCAATTCCTTTTTCATTCACCCAGTTGCCGTCCGGAGTCAACCATTTGCCTGTTGTAAACTTCAAGTTTGCTCCGTCTTCCAAATAGATGATTTCCTGCATCGTCCCTTTACCAAAGGAATTCAATCCAACGATTTGGGCACCTGCAGACTCTTTTAACGCACCTGCCAGAATTTCAGAAGCAGAGGCACTTCCTTCATCGATCAATACTGTTATCGGAAGATTATATTTGGAACGATTGTCCGCAGCTACAATTTGTGGCGCTTCATCGCGTTCCTGAATTTGAACGATTGTTTTTCCTTCTTCAACAAACAAGTTTGAAATATCGATTGCCGCTTTTAAATAGCCGCCAGGATTTTGACGTACATCTAAAACAATCCCTTTCATCCCCTGTTTTTCATATTCGATTAACAGCTTTTCCAGCTCCACTGCTGTATTTTCGCTGAAAGAAGTAATTTGGAAGTGTGCAATTCCTTCTTCATCAATATCACCATATACGGTTTCAACAGGAATATCATCACGCACGATTGTCATATCAAAGCTTTCAGCATCTCCGCGTTGAATCGTCAAAGTGACTTCAGATCCTTTTTCACCGCGAATCAATAACACAGCTTCTGTAGAACTCATGCCTTTGACGCTTTTTCCGTCAACCGCCAGTACCATATCTTTCGGTTGTAACCCGGCTTTTTCTGCAGGTGTATTTTTAATTGGGGAAACAATCATAATATATCCATTTCGTTCCTGGATCTCTGCTCCAATTCCTTGGAAACTTGAAGAAAGACTTTCATTAAATGAACTTGCCTCATCTTTGTTCATATAATCAGAATAAGGGTCACCCAATGCATCAAACATTCCGTTGATTGCACCATATACCACTTCTTCTTCATTTATGTCTTCATAATATTTTTGCTGAAGTGCATCATACGCATCGTAAAGTTTTTTAAATTCCGCCCGTTCAACCGGCTCTTTTACTTCCACTACTTTCTTTTCGCCGAATGTTAACGCAAAAATCGTTAAACCGGCTGTACATAAAATTGTCAGGAAAATGACCATTATAAATGCAAATGGTTTCATGCGTAAATACTTTCCTGCCGGCTTTGTCAATTGCTCTTCGTTTAAGCCGTTTTGATCCTCATCTCTTTTTTGTTCATCCATTTCAATTTCACCACTCTCATTTATACGCTGTCTGATGTCACACTATACCAATAATATCAGTTTACAAGCGACTAGAAAAGGATAGACATCATTTTTTTTATTTCGTTTCATATTAAATAGGAAAAAGCAGCGAATTTCGCCATAAAGGGAGATCGCTGCTTGATTTGTTATTCGGTTTTAGCTTCTTTTAACACTTCATTCGGTATATTGATCTCTTTTACTTCATCAAATTTCGAATAGACAATGTTTGCTTCATTTTCAATCGTTGTTTCCTGACCTTCAACATTTGTAATGATTTTCAGATCCATATCCATTTCTTTTATATCAAACGTATCTTTTGCTACAACAATATTATATTGGGAATCTTCAAAGGACATATTCTCCAGAATTTCGCCATTCATCTCCACTGATTCACCTAAGCTGGCACCCATTTGCGACAGTATAAACTGCTTGAACTGATCCCCTTCAATATTCAGCGTCAATAAATAATTTTCTTCATCCTGTTCGAAACTGAAATCTTCGATAAACTGTTCAAGCTGTTCGAGTTGCTCTGATGCATCAGCCTGGGCGCCGGTTTGCGCTAAAAGCTGTTCATATTGTTCATCCGGCATTTTCAGCCATTCATTCGAGTCCCCATTATACATGTAAAACCCGTCTTCTTCTGTCATATACATTTCGATCGGCAATTCCATATTATCCTCGCCCATATCCATCTCGATTGTTCCTTTTGAATACATGGCCATCGGATTTTGCTGAATATCCATTGCCAAATTTGAATTGCTGGTCATTTCCATCGTCTGACCTTCCATCATGAAAGTCGTCACCTGATCCATTTTTGTCTCGGCATGAACACTTTTCAAATTTTGCTGGCGCTGCAGGGCGTTCTCATATACTTGCTGTAAAGTTAAATTGGCTTCGTTTTCCGTACCATCAACCGGTTCTGCTGTATCTCCGCAGCCTGCAACTAGTGCAATTGATAATGTAGACATTGCGAATAAGTATCGTTTTTTCAAATAATTTCAACCCTTCCTACATAAACTTCCCTTATCCATACCCTAATTTAGTGTATTAATATCTTTTATAGGGAAATAAGATGAAACGAAAATTATTATGTAATGAAAACTTGTATGGAAAGCATGCATTTTTTTAGAAATGACGGATAAAATAAAAAGTGTCTACTGGCATAGACACTTTTTACCGTTCACCAATTTAATTTAATACCGTATTGTTCATTTAAGAACACATGCAGCTCTTTGTAAGTGCAAAGCGCAATCCCGATGACAATTTCGTTTTCATTCATGTCTTTTTCGATTTTAAGGTTGTTATCAAAAATGTGAAAGTTCATCGGCAAAGCTTTAATATCCACACTAATATTATGTGCGGCTTTGTTACGCCAATAATTCAGTAACCATAAGTTTTCGAATAATTTCTGTTCGATTAAGCCTAATGCATAAACAGAATATACCTTTGTGCTGTAATTGGAGCTTGCCATCGGGATATAAGTTGTCTGATCCTTAAAGCTTCGTACTTTCGGCAGCTTTTCCTGTATCAGATGGTTAATGGCATTTTCACAAAACAGACTAACCGTGACAATATTCGCTAACGGATCCACTGTGCTTGATATTCGATCAATAAATTTCTTTGCGACTTCCTGACTCATCCCCTCACTCCTTTTTACTTTTTTTCCGTCATCTTATGTGCTTTAAAATTGCCGGTATTTCAGTTTGCCCACAACATAAATTCGATATGCCAAACATCCGCTAAGAAAATTTTTGAAATTTTATACGCCTTATTATAAAAAAATAAAAACACATCATAATTGTATGATGTGTCAATGCTACTCGTTATCTAAATGATCATCCAAGCCGGTTACGAGCAATACCTTCATTTTACTATTCGTAAGTTGACGTTTTTTATACTAATTAAAAACATTTTCAGTTTACTTGTTGGATTACAAACAAGATTTCTGCAAATAAAAAAGCACTTAATAAGCGCAAGTTGGCCTGTTAAGTGCTTATGATTTTGTAATTAGTCTTGAATAGCCGCTTCTAACGCAATAACCATCATGTCATTGAACGTAGTTTGACGCTCTTCAGATGAAGTTACTTCACCTGTTAAGATATGGTCAGATACTGTTAGTACTGTTAAAGCTTGACGACCGAATTTTGCTGCTAATGTGTATAGTGCTGATGTTTCCATTTCTACAGCTAATACGCCATATTGCGCTAATTTTTCGTTTTGTGCTTCGTCTGAATAGAACATATCTGCAGTGAAGATATTACCTACACGTACGTTTAAGTTTGCTTCTTTAGCAGCATTGTAAGCTTTCAGTAATAGATCGAAGTCAGCAGTTGGTGCATAGTCGATTGTACCGCCGAAAACAACACGATTCATGTTTGAATCTGTAGATGATGTTTGTGCAATAATAACGTCACGTACTTTCACGTCTTTTTGAATCGCACCGCAAGTACCTACACGGATCAGTTTCTGTACACCGTATTCTTGCATTAATTCAGTCGCATAAATTGAAATCGATGGTACACCCATGCCTGTCCCTTGAACAGAAACGCGTTTTCCTTTATACGTACCTGTGTAGCCAAGAATATTACGTACTTCGTTATATTGTACAACATCTTCTAAAAATGTTTCGGCAATATATTTTGCGCGTAATGGATCTCCTGGTAATAGTACAATTTCTGCAATGTCGCCTTTTTTGGCATTAATATGAACGCTCATCAAAAAACCTCTTTTCATCATAATTCTTTTAAATTGTAAACGTTTTCGTATAAACATTCAATCGTTAGACGTCTTGCATCATAAAAAAATTTGCATAAAAAACAATATTTGGACAAAATAACGGATTTTTTTATGAATGCGCCTCTTATTTCACTATACCCCATTTGGCGTATTGCATGCAAAACATTGCTTATAGTGAAAATTTATTTTCATATAGGTCCCATAATTGGTCAAAGGCACCTATCGTCAAATACTCATCGGATTGAAATTCAATATAATTCGTAAGTTCATCGAAGCTATCGGACATTTTCGGAAATGCATGATCGAGAAACATGCTTTCGGCAAATCGCACTTTTTTATCCGACCATTCTCCCCCTCTAAATGTGAGTGCAAAGTGATAAAATGATTTCTTCAATATTTTCCCTCCTTTATACATTTTTCGCAATGTATAGTGTAAATTTCCCATCCATGTAGTAAAATAGTTAAATATTGATTTTTCAGAAAGTGGTGACTTGTTTGCGAAATAACATGAAAACTAAGCCCAATAAAGAAAAACAAAGAATCGACCCTATTAAACCGAAAGCCCTATTTCACTTCTTTCACCTAATACGAGGGAAAATTTTAATTACTTTTACTATTTTAATGGCAATTATTATTTCTATGCAAATTTTGTCGTATATTAATATAACAAACTTGGAAAATAACTTGCGGGAATTTGCAGAAGAAAATTTAAAACAGCAAATGCATATTAATAGTTTAGCTTCCGATATTGCGAAGCTTTCAAGCCATGAACAGACTTATTTAATTACAGGTGATGAAAAATTTCTTCAATTATATGAAGAGACAAAGGAACGAATACATACCAATTTAACCTCTGTAGAATCATCATTTAAAAATCAGGACGAAGAGCTCAAAATCGTCGGCTTAATCCAACAGTTTTACGCAAATTATTTATCCTATTCTAAATCGACAATTGAAATCCGTCAAAAGTACGGCTATGAAAATGCCGCTAAACTTTTTATAAGTAGCGGCAGCCAGAATTTCAAAGGCTATATCGATGAAAACACAGGTAAACTGATTCAAATACTGGAACAGCGCAATGAAAAAACCATTACAGAGTTGGAACAGTTTGCATTTGCCTCTAAAATAATGATTTCTGCCTTAACTGGAGTTGCTGTTATTTTAACAATTACATTAGGTTATATCTTATCGAAATCTATTCGCAGAAATACGAGAAAAATCAACGAATCGATTTTGGATATCGCCCAGGCTGGCGGTGACTTAACACGCCGCGTAAATGTCAAAACAAAGGACGAATTTTCTATTATAGGAAATTCCACAAATATTTTAATCGATTCGATCTCTGCATTGGTGAAACGCGTTTCTAACCTAGCCGATAATGTTTCCGGCAGTTCACAGGAATTGATGGCCCTAGCAGATGAAAATGCCCGAACAATTGATTTTATTGCCGGATCTACTAAGAATATCGCGAGCGACAGCAGTGAAATTCTAAACAGCATCGGAAGTGCCGGTAATGAAATGCAGAAATTGGAACAATCGATGCATGTATTAGATGAAAGAGCACGAGAAGTTCAGCATGCTGCAGCTGAAATGAAGGACGCTGCACACCAGGGAAGCAGATCGGTCAACCATTCATCAATTGTCATGCTTGAAATCGAGGAAACAATGGCAACCACTTCTCATACGGTTGAAAAATTAGGGGAAAAATCCAAAAACATTACTTCGATTATTAGTACCATTACAGCAATTGCCGAACAAACAAACCTGCTCGCTTTAAATGCGGCAATCGAAGCTGCCCGTGCCGGAGAACATGGACGAGGTTTTGCAGTTGTAGCGGCTGAAGTTCGTAAACTTGCCGAACAATCCCAAAAGGCAGCGAAAGAAGTTTCGGCAATCGTTGGATCAATTCAAACAGAGGTCAAGTCCATTATCGAGCATAATCACACAGGGGTAGAAAAAGTAATCCGTGGTGTGGAAGTGACGAATGAAACGACCGCTTCATTACAGAATATTTTACTGCAAACAGAAAAAACATCCGATATCTTAACACAGATGGTTGCTCAAATTGAACAAACTTTAAATAACAGTCACAGTGTAACAACTTCATTCGTACATGTTGCAGCGATTGCAGACAATACGGCTGTCAATACGGAACGCAGTGCAGCTGCCGCATCTCAAGGCTCCGCTTCCATGGAAGAAATCAATGCATCGGCTGTTGAACTGGCTTCACAAGCAGATCATCTGCGAAGTGTTGTCAATGAATTTAAAATCTAGTATAAAAAAACTCGCTCATGGGATATTCCATAAGCGAGTTTTCCTATTCAAACAATGATTTGTATTCAGCGTAACCTTCTTTTTCGAGATCCTCCACCGGAATGAAGCGCAATGCTGCTGAATTGATGCAATAACGCAACCCGCCTAATTCTTGCGGACCATCCGGAAATACGTGCCCTAAATGGGAATCGGCTGTTTTACTGCGGACTTCCACACGACGCATACCGTGCGACGTATCAAAATGCTCGGTTACCTCTACTTGCTCAATCGGCTTTGAAAATGATGGCCAGCCACAGCCCGCATCATATTTGTCTTTTGAACTGAAAAGAGGCTTTCCTGAAACGATATCCACATATATCCCATCTTCGAAAACGTCATTGTATTCATTGCGGAATGGAGGTTCCGTTCCTTGGTTTTGTGTAACATGATACTGCATTTCTGTTAACTCTTTTAATCGCTGCTCTTTATTCATTTATTTCGCCCCCCAGTGTTTTTCAATAAATCCTGCACGCCCTGAACCTATCGAATAGCGTTCGTAATGTGCCGGGTTCTTCCTATAATAGTGCTGATGATAGTCTTCCGCCGCATAGAAAGGCTTCGCTTCAAGAATTTTAACGGCAATCGGTGATTTGAATTTTCCGCTTGCCTCCAGCTTGGACTTGGATAACTCGGCAATCTGCTTTTGGACATCATCATGGTAAAAAATCGCCGTAGTGTATGATTCGCCGCGGTCATAAAATTGACCGCCTGCATCTGTCGGATCGATCAGTGTCCAATAAAGTTCAACCAGTTTTTCATACGGATAAATTTCAGGATCGAACGTAATTTGAACTGCCTCAAGATGGCCCGTTGTTTCACTGCACACCTGTTCGTATGTCGGGTTTTCAACATGCCCGCCCGTATAACCGGAAACAACTTCTATAATACCGGGCTGTTGATCAAACGGCTTTACCATACACCAGAAGCAGCCCCCTGCAAATGTCGCTTTTTCATGTGCCATTAAAATTACCTCCTATTTTACTTCGTCTGGTTTGGAATAACTACTTCCAGCTCTATTTTATCATTCGGCAAATCAATTTCCTTCGCACGCACTCTGGAACCACTTGCGATATTTATGCGAGAAAGATCCACATAGATCTCTTCATCATTTGGTTTCACCGTAATCCAGTTTGGGAAA belongs to Solibacillus sp. FSL W7-1436 and includes:
- a CDS encoding RND transporter — its product is MSQEVAKKFIDRISSTVDPLANIVTVSLFCENAINHLIQEKLPKVRSFKDQTTYIPMASSNYSTKVYSVYALGLIEQKLFENLWLLNYWRNKAAHNISVDIKALPMNFHIFDNNLKIEKDMNENEIVIGIALCTYKELHVFLNEQYGIKLNW
- the deoD gene encoding purine-nucleoside phosphorylase, with protein sequence MSVHINAKKGDIAEIVLLPGDPLRAKYIAETFLEDVVQYNEVRNILGYTGTYKGKRVSVQGTGMGVPSISIYATELMQEYGVQKLIRVGTCGAIQKDVKVRDVIIAQTSSTDSNMNRVVFGGTIDYAPTADFDLLLKAYNAAKEANLNVRVGNIFTADMFYSDEAQNEKLAQYGVLAVEMETSALYTLAAKFGRQALTVLTVSDHILTGEVTSSEERQTTFNDMMVIALEAAIQD
- a CDS encoding DUF6612 family protein; amino-acid sequence: MKKRYLFAMSTLSIALVAGCGDTAEPVDGTENEANLTLQQVYENALQRQQNLKSVHAETKMDQVTTFMMEGQTMEMTSNSNLAMDIQQNPMAMYSKGTIEMDMGEDNMELPIEMYMTEEDGFYMYNGDSNEWLKMPDEQYEQLLAQTGAQADASEQLEQLEQFIEDFSFEQDEENYLLTLNIEGDQFKQFILSQMGASLGESVEMNGEILENMSFEDSQYNIVVAKDTFDIKEMDMDLKIITNVEGQETTIENEANIVYSKFDEVKEINIPNEVLKEAKTE
- a CDS encoding CobW family GTP-binding protein produces the protein MKDVYLFSGFLGSGKTSMLTDVIRQLKEADLKPAVIMNELGKLPFDSQGVEQDVPLKEMLEGCICCSGAEKTEAQIQSLLHDQEFDVLIIETTGAAHPVEALDAVYSPLFADKLNIKGIVTVADSRLWLDRSSLTPQVRSLFMEQIRHAHLLLANKTDLLTESEQAQVVYELQGFNKNAFILQTTNGRVPLKLLQNMQSTARVSKDDIVSARIGESFNLGSRLVRFDTSFTQEQFEDWVRSLPDTVYRMKGYVPIEGIKNPMLFQYAYGMVQWLPEYIKMEPNLVIIGENINSLEIISLS
- a CDS encoding lmo1851 family serine protease translates to MDEQKRDEDQNGLNEEQLTKPAGKYLRMKPFAFIMVIFLTILCTAGLTIFALTFGEKKVVEVKEPVERAEFKKLYDAYDALQQKYYEDINEEEVVYGAINGMFDALGDPYSDYMNKDEASSFNESLSSSFQGIGAEIQERNGYIMIVSPIKNTPAEKAGLQPKDMVLAVDGKSVKGMSSTEAVLLIRGEKGSEVTLTIQRGDAESFDMTIVRDDIPVETVYGDIDEEGIAHFQITSFSENTAVELEKLLIEYEKQGMKGIVLDVRQNPGGYLKAAIDISNLFVEEGKTIVQIQERDEAPQIVAADNRSKYNLPITVLIDEGSASASEILAGALKESAGAQIVGLNSFGKGTMQEIIYLEDGANLKFTTGKWLTPDGNWVNEKGIAPDVKVDYPDYASLPYIDPSQQYEQDANHASIKTAERILEVLGYEPGEVDTHFDDETEAAIKAYQQDNELEVTGILTGDTTYALMDAISEKLKNDDPQILKAKELLDIKPEEKTNE
- the msrA gene encoding peptide-methionine (S)-S-oxide reductase MsrA, which encodes MAHEKATFAGGCFWCMVKPFDQQPGIIEVVSGYTGGHVENPTYEQVCSETTGHLEAVQITFDPEIYPYEKLVELYWTLIDPTDAGGQFYDRGESYTTAIFYHDDVQKQIAELSKSKLEASGKFKSPIAVKILEAKPFYAAEDYHQHYYRKNPAHYERYSIGSGRAGFIEKHWGAK
- a CDS encoding methyl-accepting chemotaxis protein, translating into MTCLRNNMKTKPNKEKQRIDPIKPKALFHFFHLIRGKILITFTILMAIIISMQILSYINITNLENNLREFAEENLKQQMHINSLASDIAKLSSHEQTYLITGDEKFLQLYEETKERIHTNLTSVESSFKNQDEELKIVGLIQQFYANYLSYSKSTIEIRQKYGYENAAKLFISSGSQNFKGYIDENTGKLIQILEQRNEKTITELEQFAFASKIMISALTGVAVILTITLGYILSKSIRRNTRKINESILDIAQAGGDLTRRVNVKTKDEFSIIGNSTNILIDSISALVKRVSNLADNVSGSSQELMALADENARTIDFIAGSTKNIASDSSEILNSIGSAGNEMQKLEQSMHVLDERAREVQHAAAEMKDAAHQGSRSVNHSSIVMLEIEETMATTSHTVEKLGEKSKNITSIISTITAIAEQTNLLALNAAIEAARAGEHGRGFAVVAAEVRKLAEQSQKAAKEVSAIVGSIQTEVKSIIEHNHTGVEKVIRGVEVTNETTASLQNILLQTEKTSDILTQMVAQIEQTLNNSHSVTTSFVHVAAIADNTAVNTERSAAAASQGSASMEEINASAVELASQADHLRSVVNEFKI
- the msrB gene encoding peptide-methionine (R)-S-oxide reductase MsrB, which gives rise to MNKEQRLKELTEMQYHVTQNQGTEPPFRNEYNDVFEDGIYVDIVSGKPLFSSKDKYDAGCGWPSFSKPIEQVEVTEHFDTSHGMRRVEVRSKTADSHLGHVFPDGPQELGGLRYCINSAALRFIPVEDLEKEGYAEYKSLFE
- a CDS encoding YozE family protein, whose amino-acid sequence is MKKSFYHFALTFRGGEWSDKKVRFAESMFLDHAFPKMSDSFDELTNYIEFQSDEYLTIGAFDQLWDLYENKFSL